A single Ziziphus jujuba cultivar Dongzao chromosome 11, ASM3175591v1 DNA region contains:
- the LOC107432862 gene encoding adenylate kinase 1, chloroplastic isoform X2, protein MAAALTRLTKPASLAFSSVNIIRRCFSSAVAVSETNNAASYVPPFVLDSNRPRKDPKDRNVQWVFLGCPGVGKGTYASRLCNLLGVPHIATGDLVREELASSGPLSQQEILEGVTDIDLVVNLKLQEDILIDKCLGRRICSQCGGNFNVASINVKGENGKRGISMAPLLPPPHCMSKLITRSDDTEAVVKQRLRIYNEKSQPVEEFYRSQGKLLEFDLPGGIPESWPKLLQVLNLDDEEKQSAAA, encoded by the exons ATGGCGGCTGCTTTAACCCGCCTAACGAAACCCGCTTCGTTGGCGTTCTCTTCTGTGAATATCATAAGGAGATGCTTCTCATCGGCAGTTGCTGTATCAGAGACCAACAATGCTGCTTCCTATGTCCCTCCATTTGTTCTCGACTCCAATCGACCACGTAAAGATCCAAAGGACCGCAACGTACAGTGGGTGTTCCTAGGCTGCCCTGGAGTCGGAAAAGGTACTTACGCTAGTCGTCTTTGTAATCTCCTCGGTGTCCCTCACATCGCCACCGGCGATCTTGTCCGAGAAGAGCTCGCTTCCTCTGGTCCCCTCTCTCaacag GAAATACTGGAAGGGGTCACCGACATTGATTTGGTGGTCAATCTGAAGCTTCAGGAAGATATATTGATTGATAAATGCCTTGGTAGAAGAATTTGTAGCCAATGTGGGGGAAATTTCAATGTGGCATCTATTAATGTCAAGGGTGAGAATGGGAAACGTGGAATTAGCATGGCTCCACTTCTTCCCCCTCCACATTGTATGTCAAAACTTATTACTCGATCAGATGATACTGAAGCTGTTGTAAAACAACGACTTCGTATCTATAATGAGAAG AGTCAACCCGTAGAGGAATTCTACCGTAGTCAGGGGAAATTATTGGAGTTTGACCTGCCAGGAGGGATCCCAGAATCATGGCCAAAGTTGCTTCAAGTTCTTAATCTTGATGATGAGGAAAAGCAGTCTGCTGCAGCATAA
- the LOC107432862 gene encoding adenylate kinase 1, chloroplastic isoform X3, giving the protein MAGVSRSDSKVAEIKQDELPWGIVLPLEPTEKKLSEIVNQGKLVSDEIIISLLSKRLEAGEAKGESGFILDGFPRTIQQAEILEGVTDIDLVVNLKLQEDILIDKCLGRRICSQCGGNFNVASINVKGENGKRGISMAPLLPPPHCMSKLITRSDDTEAVVKQRLRIYNEKSQPVEEFYRSQGKLLEFDLPGGIPESWPKLLQVLNLDDEEKQSAAA; this is encoded by the exons ATGGCTGGGGTCAGTAGGAGTGATAGCAAAGTTGCAGAGATAAAACAGGATGAATTACCATGGGGAATAGTTTTGCCGTTGGAGCcaacagaaaaaaaa CTGTCTGAGATTGTGAACCAAGGTAAGTTGGTTTCAGATGAAATTATTATAAGCTTGTTATCAAAGAGACTGGAGGCTGGGGAAGCTAAAGGTGAATCAGGATTTATTCTTGATGGTTTCCCTCGAACAATACAACAGGCG GAAATACTGGAAGGGGTCACCGACATTGATTTGGTGGTCAATCTGAAGCTTCAGGAAGATATATTGATTGATAAATGCCTTGGTAGAAGAATTTGTAGCCAATGTGGGGGAAATTTCAATGTGGCATCTATTAATGTCAAGGGTGAGAATGGGAAACGTGGAATTAGCATGGCTCCACTTCTTCCCCCTCCACATTGTATGTCAAAACTTATTACTCGATCAGATGATACTGAAGCTGTTGTAAAACAACGACTTCGTATCTATAATGAGAAG AGTCAACCCGTAGAGGAATTCTACCGTAGTCAGGGGAAATTATTGGAGTTTGACCTGCCAGGAGGGATCCCAGAATCATGGCCAAAGTTGCTTCAAGTTCTTAATCTTGATGATGAGGAAAAGCAGTCTGCTGCAGCATAA
- the LOC107432862 gene encoding adenylate kinase 1, chloroplastic isoform X1: MAAALTRLTKPASLAFSSVNIIRRCFSSAVAVSETNNAASYVPPFVLDSNRPRKDPKDRNVQWVFLGCPGVGKGTYASRLCNLLGVPHIATGDLVREELASSGPLSQQLSEIVNQGKLVSDEIIISLLSKRLEAGEAKGESGFILDGFPRTIQQAEILEGVTDIDLVVNLKLQEDILIDKCLGRRICSQCGGNFNVASINVKGENGKRGISMAPLLPPPHCMSKLITRSDDTEAVVKQRLRIYNEKSQPVEEFYRSQGKLLEFDLPGGIPESWPKLLQVLNLDDEEKQSAAA; encoded by the exons ATGGCGGCTGCTTTAACCCGCCTAACGAAACCCGCTTCGTTGGCGTTCTCTTCTGTGAATATCATAAGGAGATGCTTCTCATCGGCAGTTGCTGTATCAGAGACCAACAATGCTGCTTCCTATGTCCCTCCATTTGTTCTCGACTCCAATCGACCACGTAAAGATCCAAAGGACCGCAACGTACAGTGGGTGTTCCTAGGCTGCCCTGGAGTCGGAAAAGGTACTTACGCTAGTCGTCTTTGTAATCTCCTCGGTGTCCCTCACATCGCCACCGGCGATCTTGTCCGAGAAGAGCTCGCTTCCTCTGGTCCCCTCTCTCaacag CTGTCTGAGATTGTGAACCAAGGTAAGTTGGTTTCAGATGAAATTATTATAAGCTTGTTATCAAAGAGACTGGAGGCTGGGGAAGCTAAAGGTGAATCAGGATTTATTCTTGATGGTTTCCCTCGAACAATACAACAGGCG GAAATACTGGAAGGGGTCACCGACATTGATTTGGTGGTCAATCTGAAGCTTCAGGAAGATATATTGATTGATAAATGCCTTGGTAGAAGAATTTGTAGCCAATGTGGGGGAAATTTCAATGTGGCATCTATTAATGTCAAGGGTGAGAATGGGAAACGTGGAATTAGCATGGCTCCACTTCTTCCCCCTCCACATTGTATGTCAAAACTTATTACTCGATCAGATGATACTGAAGCTGTTGTAAAACAACGACTTCGTATCTATAATGAGAAG AGTCAACCCGTAGAGGAATTCTACCGTAGTCAGGGGAAATTATTGGAGTTTGACCTGCCAGGAGGGATCCCAGAATCATGGCCAAAGTTGCTTCAAGTTCTTAATCTTGATGATGAGGAAAAGCAGTCTGCTGCAGCATAA